CACCAGTGCCCCGGATAATGCGATCGCCCTCCTGCAAACCACCTTGGGACCAGACAGTCCTAACTGGTTTGAGGTGATCGCGGCTGGGGATATCGTAGCAGCCAAAAAACCCGCCCCAGATGTTTATGAATACGTTTTACAAGCATTGGATTTACCCCCTGAGGTCTGTGTCGCCATCGAAGATTCCCAGCCAGGTTTAGCAGCCGCTACTGGGGCACAGCTGGCGACCGTCATCACCTGTAACGACTACACCCGCCACCAGGATTTCCGCCGTGCTCACCTGGTTCTCGATCATCTGGGTGATCCCGATCGTCCCTTTCAGGTTCTCCAAGGATCCGTTAACCCAACCGTTCCCTATTTCACGATCGACTTAGCGGCGCAATTGCTTAGCGGTGCAATCGATTAAAAATGCTGAAAGCCTTGGGCTAAACTCAAGGGTTTTTTCTCTCGCCCATCTACCAGGAACACCCCTGGTTCGCTGGTCACCTCCCCCACGATCGCGGCATCTCCTCCCAACCGTTGCACCAACTCTTCAGCCGCCGCCAGCGGCAAACATAGCACTAACTCGAAATCTTCTCCGCCGTATAAGACCCACGTGATTGCCTGTTCAGGGGACACGATCGCTGTCGCTTCTGGGGGAATTCGCAACCGTTCCCGTTCAACCTTGGCCCCTACCCCACTGGCCCGACAGATCTGAATGATCGCATCTGCTAACCCATCACTGGTGTCCATTGCAGCAATATCCGATCGACACCGAGTGTGGGCAATCGCCTGCCATAATGGCTCAATTACATCCAGGCGCGGCACGGGATATTGGTGGGCACGCCGCCAGCGATCGGCCTCAGCCGAACTCACCGTTCCCCTTAAACTCGGCTCCTGGAGAATAGCCAACCCCAATCGTGACGCCCCATGCAACCCCGTTACGACGATCGCATCCCCCTTCTGGGCTGCCGATCGCCGCAGGACCCGGTCGGGGTCAACCTGCCCTAGGGCCGTAATCGCGATCGAGCGCACCGGCGACTGACTGAGGTCACCCCCCAAGATAGCCCCACCAGAAGCTTGTAGGCAGGCGGTCATCCCCCGATAGAAGTGTTCAACCCAGGCAAGCGGTACCTCACCGGGCATCGCTAGGGCGATCGTCATCCCCAGGGGAGTCGCCCCCATCGCCGCCAGGTCAGACAAGTTCGCGGCTACGGCTCGCCAGCCCACGGCATCCGGCGGGGTCGTGCGATCGCTAAAATGCACCCCTTCCACCAACACATCCGTCGTCACCACCAGCGATCGGGTCCCTAAACCTGCGAGAACGGCTGCGTCATCCCCTACGACCCCCGGCGGACAAAAGTGGAACAGCAATGGCAGGAGACCCTGCTCACCCACATCACGCACACACAGCTCAGGCATAGCAGGACCTAGCCATTAGGGGTATGGTTCACCAGCAAACTGCCCGTACTGTCGTAGACCAGCACGGGAATACCCGCATTCTGACTGATGGATTGCAGGGTGAAGTCAAGCGCTTGCCATTGATTGAGAATCTCCACCCGGACTAGCTCCGATTGCAACCGCTCTGCCGTATGGAGCGTAGCCTCATAGTCGGGGGTCAAGGTAACAGTAATCGCAGTCGCACTCACGCTATAGGTACAGCGGCGCGGTTGCCCCCCACAGGCTTGCTCCAAGTCATTCCGAAGATTTTGCAAATTGTTAAAAGCTACCCAATTGGACTGGGCCGATCGCATCGCTTGATCATAGGTGGACATCAAGCTCTGGACCTGGGCCGCCAGCAGCGTATCGGGGGGAATCTCTTGTAACAGGGCACGGGCCGCTTGCCAATCATTGATCGCCTTAGACCACAGATTTTGACGCTCATGGGCCTTGGCCTGCTCTGCCAACCGCACCGCTTTCCGATAGGTGGCGGCGGCGCTCTCTTCCTGGGTGATGCGAGCGCGGACCGTATTGAGTTTACCCTGGTAATAGAGCAGCCGGTCCGTGGCCATCCCATGGGCTATCGTCCCACTGGGGATCAGTTGCAGGGGACGGATAGCACTCTCCCACAGAGTCGCCAACTCCTGCCAGTCAGCCAGGGTGCTAGCGTAGGCTTGTCGGGATTCCGCTGCCGCCGCCGCCCTTTGGGCAGTCGCCAGATGCCGATCGCTTTCCTGCTCCTGTCGAATGCGTTGGGCGATCGCGTTGAGGTTAACCTGGTATTCCACCCGCTTGTGTTCCGCCAAAGGAGCCAGCTCGCTCGTCTGGGGAACTTTTGCCAGAGAGGCGATCGCCGCCTGCCAGAGAGCATGGATTGCCTTCCATTCGGCTACCGGATGGGGGGGATTTTGGCTCCGTTGAGCAGCGGCAGTGGCCTTATCCTGAGCCGCAATGATCAGGTCTAGAGTCTTGAGTTGGGCGCGATATTCCGGTAACAAGCGGTTTGCAGTCTGCGCCGCCTCAGACCACCGGGGGACTTCACCTAGGGCATCGATCGCCCGGAGAAGTTGCTGGCGGGCCTGGACAAGATCCGCTGGCGTCAGGCCATAGATATCCGCATTAACCTGGGTAATCGCCTGTGCCTGCAAGCGTTCTGCCAACTCTAGGGGCTGACAACTCCTGAGCGCGCACGGACGGGTAAACAGGAATAAACTGCCCCCAAAGGACACCACACACACCAGCCCGATCGCCATCAAAACCGGCCATCCTCTCCAGCCTTGCGATTCCGGTTCTGGTTCTTCAGCGTACAGCCCGAGCGGTTCCCCCGTCTCGGCTTCCTGCTGATAAGCAGTCAAATCGGTAAGAGGCTGATCTTCTACCGAGGCCACAACCAGCAACGCCCGACTCGACGCAGACCAATCGGCCTCCTGCCCATCGATATTGGCAGCCCTTTCCCCGATCTCACGCTCCGTTCCCTGGTCGATCATGACGACCTCATCCATAACCAAGGTCTCAGGCAGATCCCTAACCGAGGTCTCAGGTAGGGTTTCCCGTTCCTCCGGCTTCGCTACCGCCGCTGCCAAATCCGCCGTCGAAGAGCCTGGAGCCGTTGAGGCTCCCGTTGCGTGTTCGTGCCGCACTTCCCCTGAAGCCTCGTCGGGAAGGGGTGCTACCGGGTTGTCTTCCAGCATAGGTCCTACCGTTTACACGCTAATACACCAAAGTACGCCTGTCGGGAATCGCAGGTTTGCGATCGGGACAACCGTTCAACAGCGTACTGGAAGTTTCTCAGAATTGCATCTGGCGATCGGGCCTTAACCCGTCAGGTGTTAACCCATCAGGTGTTAACCCATCAGGTAACGACACGATGGCCAAGAGAGGAAGCCACTTATTGGCGTTTTTGCATACTATTCTCAATAAGGCAAGTTTCTTGCAAATCAGCTTAAACTTGGTTATATTCTCAATAAGAAACCAGGCTTGACAATCAGTAGCTCAGCTCCGGGGCAAGCACCGGTTTTGATACAGGCATTGGTTGTGGGACAAACGTCACCTAACCCGAGTTGTCGTCATTGAGAATTATTGAAAATTAGCAATAAGTCAAATTGATTATGATGACCTACTATACGGCGGCCTCGCTGAAAGCTGAACTCAACGAACGGGGATGGCGCTTAACCCCGCAACGGGAGACAATTCTGAAAATTTTTCAAGATCTTCCCAAGGGTAACCACCTCAGTGCCGAAGATCTGTATAACCTTCTACATGAAAAGGGGGAGGGTATCAGTCTTTCGACCATTTATCGTACCCTTAAGCTCATGGCCCGGATGGGGATTTTACGAGAGTTAGAGTTAGCCGAAGGGCATAAACACTACGAACTCAACCAGCCCTATCCCCACCATCATCACCACTTAATCTGTGTCCGCTGCAATAAAACGATCGAATTCAAAAGCGATCAGGTGCTCAAAATTGGCACTAAAACCTCGCAAAAAGAGGGCTACCACCTCTTGGACTGCCAACTCACCATTCATGCGATTTGTCCCGCTTGTCAGCGATCGCTGTTGCCCATTTAATGCCGCCCATTTATAGTCATTGCAATTTAGGCTGAAACAGCCCCCTCACCCCCAGCCCTTCTCCCAGAGCGGGAGAGGGGAGTGAAAAACTCTATTGTTCTTATTTGGATTGACCATAATGATGGCGGTTGGATTGGGGTTGCGTGCCGGTTCCCTGCTGTTCCTGCCCCGCTCGGACGGGAGTCACTCTTCAAGCCGATAGCCCAACTCAGCCAGTTGTGCCTGGGACTGTCGCCATTTGGGTTGTACTTTGACAAACAGTTCTAGATAGACCTTGCCATCCACCAATTTCTGAATTTGTTCCCGGGCGGCGGAACCAATTGCCTTCAACATTTGGCCCCCTTTACCAATCAAGATCCCTTTCTGGGACGATCGCTCAACCCGCACGGTTGCCAAAATTCGGGTAATTTGGGCATCTTCTTCGACGCGATCGATCGTCACGGCGACGGAGTGGGGAACTT
This DNA window, taken from Trichothermofontia sichuanensis B231, encodes the following:
- a CDS encoding HAD family hydrolase yields the protein MAQLQALIFDVDGTLAETERDGHRRAFNQAFAEAGLDWEWSIDLYGQLLEVAGGKERIQFFLDRYRPAQIPPGDRSTWIAELHAAKTRHYRSLLQAGGIPPRPGVCRLLQAARAQGVRLAIATTSAPDNAIALLQTTLGPDSPNWFEVIAAGDIVAAKKPAPDVYEYVLQALDLPPEVCVAIEDSQPGLAAATGAQLATVITCNDYTRHQDFRRAHLVLDHLGDPDRPFQVLQGSVNPTVPYFTIDLAAQLLSGAID
- a CDS encoding Fur family transcriptional regulator, translated to MMTYYTAASLKAELNERGWRLTPQRETILKIFQDLPKGNHLSAEDLYNLLHEKGEGISLSTIYRTLKLMARMGILRELELAEGHKHYELNQPYPHHHHHLICVRCNKTIEFKSDQVLKIGTKTSQKEGYHLLDCQLTIHAICPACQRSLLPI
- the thiL gene encoding thiamine-phosphate kinase; the protein is MPELCVRDVGEQGLLPLLFHFCPPGVVGDDAAVLAGLGTRSLVVTTDVLVEGVHFSDRTTPPDAVGWRAVAANLSDLAAMGATPLGMTIALAMPGEVPLAWVEHFYRGMTACLQASGGAILGGDLSQSPVRSIAITALGQVDPDRVLRRSAAQKGDAIVVTGLHGASRLGLAILQEPSLRGTVSSAEADRWRRAHQYPVPRLDVIEPLWQAIAHTRCRSDIAAMDTSDGLADAIIQICRASGVGAKVERERLRIPPEATAIVSPEQAITWVLYGGEDFELVLCLPLAAAEELVQRLGGDAAIVGEVTSEPGVFLVDGREKKPLSLAQGFQHF